The Ignavibacteria bacterium nucleotide sequence CAAGGTTGGAGTCGATAAAACGTCGGAGATTTTCCAACTTTTTAAATTTATTGTTCCATCAGTATTATTGAATAACTCAACCCACTCCGGCTCACCTGTTAAAGGATCAAACATAAATTCATTTATGAGTATTGACTTCGGAGAAAGTCCAGGCTCTATTGAAATGGAAAAATTATTATTGGATAAATTTTCATCCTGTGTAAATTCTATTGAACAAAACGCAACGACACGATTAAGGATCCTATTGATTTTTTGTGTCGCAATCACCAACAAAGAGTCTCTTGCATTTAAATTGGAGATTGGCACGCTGGGCAAATCAATATCTGGAATCGAGTCGCCATTCGTATCGTATGAAAATTTAACGCTGAAATTCTGAGCAGGATTCAATCCCAAATTTTTTATCATTGCACTAATGGAGATTGTATCGTTCAAAACCGGAGCAGACGGCGAAAAGAAAATTGATGTGACTCCAAGATCATACTCCTTTGGAGATACGCTATTCGATCCTCCCGGTGAACCATTAATCACAAGACTATTAGCCCAATTACTCGCAGAGTTATTTGCGATAAGAATGACTTTTTCATCGGAGTAGCCAGTCGGATTAGGGACAGAATAAGTATAGGAAGAAGTTGTATCTCCTTTCGAGTTGATTAATTTTAACTCTCTTGCTTCAGTATTAGCCATTCCTGATGTACCGAATGAATGATCATGAATCTTTAAGATAAGAGACGAAGAAGGAACGGTGTATCCACCTAAATAGTCTTGTTCAAAGATAATTGCATATTTTCTCGGTGCGAGTTTAGTTCCATATCCAGCATCTGTGATATTATCGGGCGTGGAAGCCGCATAACGGATTTTCCAGCTCGATAGGTTGAATGAATCAGTATAACTTGTATTGAACAGCTCGATAAATTCATTATTTGAAAATGAGGTCACCGGATTGAACATTATTTCAGAAAATACAATGGATGTATCCGACTGAGAAAAAACCAAGCTGACGTGCAGGACGATTGCCAGCATGGGAATAAAATAAAATTTTTGTTTCATAGCGGAAAAATAACATAAAATTATTGCAGTTGGAAGATACAAAGGAATTTTTATCAAAGCTATTGGGAGGCGGGGGTAAAAATAGGGCAGACAAGTAGAGATTGAATAAAAAAAAATATTTGTTATCTTTGCATTCGAGGAATAGTGAACTTTACTGAAAATAAAGCTCAGGATATTTATATAATTGGTGTTAAACTCAGTCGCACGAGTATTTATATGGCGAACGAGTTTAAAGACTTTTTAAATCAGGCAATTGATAAAAAAGAGAAAAAAATTCTTGTCGATTTCTCTGAATGTGATTTCATCGATAGTACCTTTCTGGGAGTACTTGTAATCATATTAAAAAAAGTAGTGGCAATTGGCGGCAGCATTCGATTAGTAATTAATAATCAAAATGTAAAATCATCTCTCGAAATGACCAGGATGAACAAAGTATTCAAGGTTTACGATGATCTCCAGACCGCTATTTCAAGCTTTAACGAATAGTTCATCATTCTCAAACTTCTGTTAATTCATTCTCACTCAATAAGGAAAATAAAATTGAGCAACTCTCCAGCTAGACATCGGCAATTAAATATAACTTTCGTCACATCATTTGTTTTTCTTATCCTGATGCTTTTTAGTAATCCATCCTATGCTCAGTTTTGGGAAAGAGTTGATTCAATATTTAGTCCTTCCGGTGTAAATGTCAGCAGTTTCTCAGCTCCAAACTTTGCAGATTTGGATGGCGATGGCGATTATGATCTTATACTTGGAACAACTTCTTCAAGCAGAATCAAATACTTTCAAAATATAGGAACAAAATTCCAACCCAAATTTAAGGAAGATACTTCAACGTTCTCTTCGATTTATTCCGGTGGTTATGTAGGGACAAATTCTTACTATCCTACTACCTGCGACATTGATAATGATGGAGATATTGATTTGATAATTGGCGGTTATAATGGACTATTATTTTATAAGAACATTGGCGATTCGACTTTTCCAGTGTGGCAGAAAGTTGATACTCTCTTTCCTGGAATTAATTCGCAAATCGGTACTGATGCCAAACCTGAGTTTGCGGATTTGGATCGGGATGGAGATCTAGATTTGCTTATTGGAATTGGAGAATCCCTCTTCGGTGGACCAACTGCAGGCATAACGATGGGCTTCCGAAATACAGGAACAAATACATTACCAAAGTTTGTGAAGGACAATGCATTGGTACTTGATTTGCCTGATGCTGGACTCAATTCTTATCCTGCTTTAGCTGATTTAGATTCTGACGGAGATTCTGAATTATTATTAGGGCGTGATCTATCGAGCTATCTTTATTATGCAAATACTGGAACAACTAATCCAGTTTGGACCCGCAATACAACTCGCTTTCAAATGGTGGAGACAAAAACGTATTGGAAGAATCCAACTTTTTGCGATTTGGATGGTGACAATGATTACGATTTGATATATGGAACTTCCGATGGAACGTTATATTTTTATAAAAATATTGGTACGCCAACCTCTCCTGAATATCAATACGATGGTTCACAGTTTCAAGTAATAAGAATCGAGGGGGGGGCATCGACTGTTTCTTTGGCAGATTATGATAATGACGGTGATATTGATTTGATGAGCGGTGATTGGCTTGGAAAGTTTCAATATTTTAAAAACGAAGGAAGCAGCTTAAATCCAAAATTTAAAAAAACAGAAACGATTTTTACTAACATTGATATCGGTTCTTATTCTTCGCCGGTTTTTGTTGATCTCGATCAAGATGGCGACTACGACATCGTCTCTGGTGGATTGAATGGGAAAGTCTATTGTCACATTAATAATGGAATGTTTTTCGCGGCAAATACTACTTTGTTTGGGCATATTAATGTTATTGGAAGAGCGGCGCCGGCATTTGTTGATATTGATGGTGATGGAGATTTGGATTTATTGGTTGCTGCTGAACTTTCAGCAAATGCTAAATTTTTTCTGAATGACGGATACAATAATTTCACGCAAAAAGATTCTTTAATATTGGGAGTGACTTTCCCGCGAGATGCACATCCGTCTTTGGCAGATGTTGATGGAGATTTTGATT carries:
- a CDS encoding STAS domain-containing protein: MNFTENKAQDIYIIGVKLSRTSIYMANEFKDFLNQAIDKKEKKILVDFSECDFIDSTFLGVLVIILKKVVAIGGSIRLVINNQNVKSSLEMTRMNKVFKVYDDLQTAISSFNE
- a CDS encoding VCBS repeat-containing protein, coding for MSNSPARHRQLNITFVTSFVFLILMLFSNPSYAQFWERVDSIFSPSGVNVSSFSAPNFADLDGDGDYDLILGTTSSSRIKYFQNIGTKFQPKFKEDTSTFSSIYSGGYVGTNSYYPTTCDIDNDGDIDLIIGGYNGLLFYKNIGDSTFPVWQKVDTLFPGINSQIGTDAKPEFADLDRDGDLDLLIGIGESLFGGPTAGITMGFRNTGTNTLPKFVKDNALVLDLPDAGLNSYPALADLDSDGDSELLLGRDLSSYLYYANTGTTNPVWTRNTTRFQMVETKTYWKNPTFCDLDGDNDYDLIYGTSDGTLYFYKNIGTPTSPEYQYDGSQFQVIRIEGGASTVSLADYDNDGDIDLMSGDWLGKFQYFKNEGSSLNPKFKKTETIFTNIDIGSYSSPVFVDLDQDGDYDIVSGGLNGKVYCHINNGMFFAANTTLFGHINVIGRAAPAFVDIDGDGDLDLLVAAELSANAKFFLNDGYNNFTQKDSLILGVTFPRDAHPSLADVDGDFDFDLILGGIDGKIIYYENTGSKTNPVWEKNDTFFANVRVKQHAAPGFADLDGDGKLDLILGEYDGNFTYFKNNLSTSFVNYYVRPPDEFILSQNFPNPFNPSTKIRFSIPVDKNINQLYRERDGTLKVYNALGQEIATLFSGPIRPGTYEVDFIASTYNLPSGVYYYMLTLSNGYFETKKMLYQK